The Vicia villosa cultivar HV-30 ecotype Madison, WI linkage group LG1, Vvil1.0, whole genome shotgun sequence genome includes a region encoding these proteins:
- the LOC131658948 gene encoding uncharacterized protein LOC131658948 — MQRLWFKLQRLKKDIKRFSRDNGNMGIKLQAARTSLHQAQLELINNRQNHILIERIKQLSIDINTIHEHEESRMRQRTKLNWIRQGDDNSKFFFAYLKARQNKSCITFLQQENGEILTEQNDLEKEVLDFYGSLMGDRARRIQHIDISAMREGSQLRLDQQIDLTCQVTIPEIEAALKGIGDYKSPGIDGFNAKIFKKCWPFMQKDIVAAVTEFFRTGVIDGRFNKTVVTLIPKGDNATSIRDYRPIAGCTTFLKIISKILTARLRKVLPSVINVNQAAFVVGQDIHNHIHLAYELLKGYERKTGTPRCMFQIDLQKAYDMVHWDALACIMKEMGIPNTFTNWVMNLVNSVCYVLKLMAGLIFNPRKCKAFYGSVDDENRRRIKAITGFDEGTFPVRYLGVPLSSKKLSVNHYLPLVDKITSRIRHWSAKMLSYAGRVQLVRSVIGSIAQYWMLNFPLPKSVLKQIDIICRTFVWTGKSEASRKSPVAWHKVCSPCKQGGLGLINITIWNQVTLLKCLWNICNKSDSLWIRWIHKVYLKGKDVMEVEAGQNWTWILRKILNCKPLIASIDSDWQHMLTIRKFSMKTVYNRLIDDISVCWHSLLRRNIARPRARITLWMLCHGQLPTKERLYRFGMLDNKICSLCNQVEETVDHLFFECPATKRVWNAVLVWLNIQHLPLPWNLELPWILKNTKGKGWRAMLLKLAVTEAVHEIWLFRNDLIFNSNTYRSNTVEKIVDYIAYRGWDNRKLRLHVASLML, encoded by the exons TTAGCAGAGATAATGGAAATATGGGGATTAAACTACAGGCTGCTAGAACTAGTCTCCATCAGGCCCAACTGGAACTTATCAATAATAGGCAGAACCATATCCTTATAGAGAGGATCAAACAGCTTTCTATTGATATCAACACGATTCATGAGCATGAGGAATCCAGGATGCGACAACGGACTAAACTCAACTGGATACGGCAGGGTGATGATAACTCCAAGTTCTTTTTCGCATATCTTAAGGCAAGACAGAATAAAAGCTGTATCACTTTCCTTCAACAGGAGAATGGAGAAATTCTAACTGAGCAGAATGATCTAGAAAAAGAAGTTCTGGATTTTTATGGTAGTCTTATGGGGGATCGGGCTAGGCGCATCCAACACATAGACATTTCTGCCATGAGGGAGGGGAGCCAACTAAGATTGGACCAGCAGATAGACCTTACTTGCCAAGTTACGATACCGGAAATAGAAGCTGCCCTGAAAGGTATTGGTGACTATAAGTCTCCTGGGATTGACGGATTTAACgccaaaatctttaaaaaatgttGGCCTTTTATGCAAAAAGATATTGTGGCTGCTGTTACTGAATTTTTTCGAACAGGTGTGATAGATGGGAGATTTAATAAAACTGTGGTTACACTCATTCCGAAAGGTGACAATGCGACGAGTATTCGAGACTATAGGCCAATTGCGGGTTGTACCACTTTCCTGAAGATTATTTCAAAAATCCTCACTGCTCGATTGAGGAAAGTTCTCCCGAGCGTCATCAACGTTAATCAAGCCGCTTTCGTGGTAGGACAAGATATACACAATCACATTCATCTTGCCTATGAATTATTAAAGGGTTATGAGAGGAAAACAGGGACGCCCCGATGTATGTTTCAGATAGACTTACAGAAGGCGTACGATATGGTTCATTGGGATGCTCTAGCTTGTATTATGAAGGAGATGGGTATTCCAAATACATTTACTAATTGGGTGATGAATCTTGTCAACTCTGTTTGCTATGTTTTAAAGTTAATGGCAG GCCTTATATTCAATCCTCGAAAGTGCAAGGCTTTTTATGGTAGTGTTGATGACGAGAACCGGCGCCGCATCAAAGCTATAACAGGATTTGATGAAGGAACATTCCCTGTTAGGTACCTGGGTGTTCCCCTCAGCAGCAAAAAGCTTAGTGTGAACCATTACCTTCCACTTGTTGATAAAATCACAAGCAGAATCCGTCACTGGTCCGCAAAGATGCTTAGTTATGCTGGTCGTGTTCAGTTAGTCCGCAGTGTTATTGGATCCATAGCTCAGTATTGGATGCTTAATTTTCCCCTCCCCAAATCTGTTTTGAAGCAAATTGATATTATTTGTCGTACTTTTGTGTGGACAGGTAAATCGGAAGCTAGTAGGAAGAGTCCGGTGGCTTGGCATAAAGTATGCAGTCCGTGTAAGCAAGGAGGTTTGGGACTTATTAATATCACCATTTGGAACCAAGTTACCCTCCTTAAATGCCTTTGGAATATTTGTAACAAAAGCGATAGCCTCTGGATTCGATGGATCCATAAGGTTTATCTGAAAGGGAAGGATGTCATGGAGGTAGAGGCGGGGCAGAACTGGACATGGATACtgaggaaaattctgaactgcAAACCATTGATTGCTAGCATCGACTCGGACTGGCAGCATATGCTCACTATCCGTAAGTTCTCTATGAAAACTGTGTATAATCGATTGATTGATGATATTTCTGTCTGTTGGCACTCATTGCTGAGACGCAATATTGCTCGGCCTAGAGCCCGTATTACTCTTTGGATGTTGTGTCACGGTCAACTACCTACGAAGGAGAGGCTATATCGATTCGGGATGTTGGATAATAAGATATGCAGCTTATGTAATCAAGTGGAGGAAACAGTGGATCACCTCTTTTTTGAGTGCCCTGCTACTAAGAGAGTGTGGAATGCTGTTCTGGTTTGGCTCAATATTCAACACCTCCCTTTGCCTTGGAATTTAGAATTGCCTTGGATCTTGAAGAATACTAAAGGAAAGGGATGGAGAGCAATGCTCCTTAAACTGGCTGTCACGGAAGCAGTTCACGAAATTTGGTTATTTCGTAATGATCTTATTTTCAATAGCAATACGTATAGAAGTAACACTGTGGAAAAAATAGTTGACTATATAGCATATAGAGGTTGGGATAATAGGAAACTTAGATTGCATGTGGCAAGTCTAAtgttatag